GCGTTTGGTGCAGGCAGCTTGTTTGTGCATCAGCAGCGAGAACTGGCTGCCAAACTTCAGAACGCACAGCTGCTGAAAGAGCAAAACTTCTTTGTGGAGAACGACCTGATCGGCATGATTAAGGTCCGTGATCGGAAAATACTCTGGGCCAACAAGGCCATGGCACGCATGTTGGGCAAGCGCGTTTCCGAGTTACTCCAGCAATCCAAACGCTGCATCTACCCTGACAACGAGACATATGAACGGATGGGGAGACTGTCCAGTGAGGCTCTCGGCCACAACAGGCGTTTTCGCACCGAGGTGCAACTGCAGCATTGCAACGGGCACGCATTCTGGGTTGATGCCAATGCAGCGCAGATCACTGATACTGATTCGGTGTGGATTTTCGTAGATGTAGAAGCTCACAAAAAGCGCCAGCAAGAGATTGAGTACCAAGCAACGCATGATGCCTTGACGGGCCTCGCCAATCGTCGCTTCATCAACAAGCAAATGCAGCAATTCATTGCGCTTGCGGATCGAGACCAAGGCACAGTTGCAGTATGTTTTATAGACTTGGATGGCTTTAAGAGTGTCAACGACACCTACGGGCACGATGCAGGTGACATCGTGCTGAAGACAGTCGCCGAACGATTAACAAGTGCAGTGCGCACCCATGACTGTGTAGCCCGGCTGGGTGGCGACGAGTTCGTGGTGGTGTTGACTGGGCGAGGCAATCACGAAAATGCCGTGCAAACCATGCAGCGCTGTTTGGACATGGTGCAGGTTCCCATTGCGGTTGAGGACGGTCATACCGCAATGGTCGGGTGCAGCATTGGCATTGCCTACTATGAGGGCGAAAAAGAGTCCTGCGACTCGTTGTTAGAGCGTGCTGATGAGGCTATGTACCTGGCAAAGAACGCAGGCAAAGGCCGCATCATCGAATCGGCTTGTGAACAAGCGAGTGAGAGCACATTCGATCATCAGGCAGTTACTGCTTAGCTTACGAGAATGAAGAACCAAAGCGCCTCTTGACTTAGAGGGATATAAAGGAGATCTATGGCTAATCTTTGGCGCATGTTTCAAAGTAACTGCTCTGGGTCGATCACTGCCTTGCGCTAGGCTGTCAAAAAGGTGCAGCGGAACACTTCAGCTTTGCAGTGCCTAGCTTGAAATACACAAGCCAGTCCTTGATGGTGACCACAAGCAGCTATCTGGGGGGGTCTTCTGTGATGTAGTCGCGGGCGCAGCCGGTCAGGGCGCGCTCAGACCTTGCATTGAGTGCACTCGTGGAGAGCTGCACCATGTTTCATCAATGCTGACTCACCCATCCCTGATGAGTCGCATGCACAAGCCTGATCCCAAGCTGCCGGCGGACTCGACGCTCCCCCGGATTTGAGTAGCGTCCCCCATCCCGAAGATAGGAGATTGGACGTGAAAAAGAGATTTACAGAAGAACAGATCATTGGCTTCCTGCGGGAAGCGGAATCTGGACAGCCTGTGTTATTGTGGCGACTGCTCACGGGCATCGGGTGTGCGTGGTCTCTTGGGTGCCAATGCAGGCGTTACCTAAACAGAGCAGACCTGTCGCCTGGATCGGTCTGTCTTGGTGCTGCGCAGCTCAGCCTCTCTCTCTCTCTCTCTCTCTCTGAAATGTCAGCTACTTGCCGGGCGAGCCCTCCTTACGGCTGCTTGTGCTCAGGGGCGTCAATGCCTGCAGTCTTGCCTTGATCCGTTCGTATTGCCCTGGTCTCCGTATCGGGTGGTCAGGGTGCCGCTGTCTGAGATGCCGACGATAAGGCAGAAGCGGGGAGCGAGCATGGATTCAGTCTATTCAAGTTACAAGTAGATGGCCGCGCTTTAAAGTCTATGGGGGCGTAAGTGTGGATAGACAAAAGGGGTTAGACCTTTCGATCTAACCCCTTGCCATTTGGTCGGAGCGGCGGGATTCGAACTCGCGACCCTCTGCTCCCAAAGCAGATGCGCTACCAGGCTGCGCTACGCTCCGAAGACCGTTAATGTAGCCTGAAATTGGGCTCGGAATTCAGAAATTCATGTGCAATTTGATGCAAATAGCCCGCAATCACATGCCATTGAGGCTCGACTTTCGGCAATACAACCACGGGTATGCGTGCTGCACGAGACGCTGTCGGTGCCCTGTCGTGTCGTGAGTGGGGTGAAAAATCGCACCGAGTTCACACCGTCTCCCTGAGGGCCGCTAAGAATAAGGGATGGACGCGGGTTCAATTCTGGCAGTCCACCATATCCCAACAACCCAGCACATGCTGGGTTGCTTCAATCAGACTGCCCGTAGCTCAGTTGGATAGGGCAACAGCCTTCTAAGCTCACCCAACAATCAAGCGCACAAGCGGGTTTCCCGAGGTTTTTTGCTCCGCTTTGCTGTATGTTTAAACAGTTTTTAAATGGCGCAAACGTGTTGCAGCTAAAGCCTTTGCGGAGCAAGAATTTCTCTATTTTGTAGCTTGAACCCTAGTGCCTCGGCGCAGGTAGTGGCGCTTGGTTGTCTGCACAGACGTGTGCCCCAATTGCTTGGACGCAGCCAGCTCTCCGCGTTCGTCGGCAACATCGTCAGCGGCCTTTGCGCGCAAATCGTAGAACCAGAAGGCGCGGATCTGCGCGGCCAGCGCGGCGTTGCCTGACTTGTCAGCCTCGTCGGCGGCGTCAGATCGCGCAGTCTCAAA
This region of Comamonas thiooxydans genomic DNA includes:
- a CDS encoding diguanylate cyclase; the encoded protein is MLSIRAPYKKKVSFIDQLINGLVESLIQSRQLLLKTVAGVLFIASILIAITWHNLNESYDYHVQRGVDAAVNQARVLSYELNTEMRLIDNALATIAHEFQETGSSTREFENAVVNQRALLPFSKAVRVADEAGMVRLGLLPGEHPFSINEREYFGTLKRSAQMVISEPLISHSFKEWSVVLSRKLEAPDGTFKGAVFVVLEVEHFRKLFEKLTPGEDSATTLRSAEGRLVARYSAADPTSTAGVGGTLTSLALKETRRLNPEHGWYVTPTALDGIERITAYQSLSTPYSLTVYTGIGTESYLQPWRNEVVAVWSLTAFCVLLMAFGAGSLFVHQQRELAAKLQNAQLLKEQNFFVENDLIGMIKVRDRKILWANKAMARMLGKRVSELLQQSKRCIYPDNETYERMGRLSSEALGHNRRFRTEVQLQHCNGHAFWVDANAAQITDTDSVWIFVDVEAHKKRQQEIEYQATHDALTGLANRRFINKQMQQFIALADRDQGTVAVCFIDLDGFKSVNDTYGHDAGDIVLKTVAERLTSAVRTHDCVARLGGDEFVVVLTGRGNHENAVQTMQRCLDMVQVPIAVEDGHTAMVGCSIGIAYYEGEKESCDSLLERADEAMYLAKNAGKGRIIESACEQASESTFDHQAVTA